Within Candidatus Hydrogenedentota bacterium, the genomic segment CCGCGCTCGCACGATCCACTGGGAAGCCCCGCGCGGGTTCCGGCAAGGGGAGGCCCTTCGCGGCCGGCGGCGCCACGGCAATGCCGGCATGCGGCGATTGCAGGGGAATTCCGGCGCCGCCAAACGTCCCCGCCGGACTGGCGTGCGCATGCCGCGCTTCCAGCTCCGCCGCCATTTGGCGCGCGATGCCGAATTGCCCGGAAGCCGCCATTTCACCCGCCAGGAAGTCGTCCAGCATCTCTTCAAAGTGATCCTGGCGCGATCCTGCGTCGAGCAGTGCGC encodes:
- a CDS encoding rod-binding protein, whose amino-acid sequence is MLYVNPQANAVFRDRALSPGAAARETQALQEFERLFLFQMLKEMRSTVPEGALLDAGSRQDHFEEMLDDFLAGEMAASGQFGIARQMAAELEARHAHASPAGTFGGAGIPLQSPHAGIAVAPPAAKGLPLPEPARGFPVDRASAGIPLARAAAAYHNAVRNVD